A window of Rhodoligotrophos appendicifer genomic DNA:
GTCGATCCTCGCCCATTACGTGGAGACCGGTGAGGTGAGCGAGGAGGTCGGCTCCTGGCTGGTCGAGGGCATCGGTGAGGACTTCATCCCCGACATCGCCGATCTGTCCCGTGTCTCGAAGGCTTACTCGGTCTCCGATGCCGAAGCCTTCCGCACGGCACGTGAACTGCTGCGCGTGGAAGGCATCCTGGCGGGATCCTCGACCGGCACCTTGCTGGCGGCGGCCCTGCGCTATGCGCGCGAGCAGGTCGAGCCGAAATCGATCGTGACCTTTGTCTGCGACAGCGGCAATAAGTACCTCTCCAAGATGTTCAATGATTTCTGGATGCTCGACAACGGTCTGCTCGATTTGCCGCAGACCGGCGATCTGACGGATCTGGTGGCGCGCAAATACGCCGAACAGCAGACGGTGACGGTGAAGCCCTCGACCCCTCTGGCCCAAGCGTACCGCCAGATGAAGCTGCATGATATCTCTCAGCTGCCCGTCCTCGAGGATGGCGTGCTGGTGGGCATTCTCGATGAGGAGGATCTGCTCAATCAGGTCTGGCGGCAGCAGGGCCGGTTTACGGGTGCGGCGTCCGATGCCATGACCACCGATGTGATCAAGCTCGAGGCCACGGATTCGATCGAGGACGTGCTGGGTCTCGTGGGCCGCGGCATGGTGGCCCCGGTGATGCGCCAAGGCCGCTTTCAAGGCGTGATCACCAAGATCGATCTCCTCAATCACCTGCGGCTCACAGCTCAGCGCAGCGC
This region includes:
- a CDS encoding pyridoxal-phosphate dependent enzyme; this encodes MKTAAVSRSVLDEIGNTPMHEITRMDTGKCRLFLKLENQNPGGSIKDRIGRSMIEAAERAGTLKPGGTIIEATAGNTGLGLALVAAQKGYALKLVVPDKMAQEKVFHLRAMGAEVINTRSDIGKGHPEYYQDMAARLAAENGWHYINQFENPANPAAHEATTGPEILAQCRDIGVGPDAIVCGVGSGGTVTGLSRYFAAQNPETKFVLADPQGSILAHYVETGEVSEEVGSWLVEGIGEDFIPDIADLSRVSKAYSVSDAEAFRTARELLRVEGILAGSSTGTLLAAALRYAREQVEPKSIVTFVCDSGNKYLSKMFNDFWMLDNGLLDLPQTGDLTDLVARKYAEQQTVTVKPSTPLAQAYRQMKLHDISQLPVLEDGVLVGILDEEDLLNQVWRQQGRFTGAASDAMTTDVIKLEATDSIEDVLGLVGRGMVAPVMRQGRFQGVITKIDLLNHLRLTAQRSA